The Toxoplasma gondii ME49 chromosome XII, whole genome shotgun sequence genome includes a region encoding these proteins:
- a CDS encoding N-acetylgalactosaminyl transferase (encoded by transcript TGME49_278518), whose amino-acid sequence MKPSEHCHFVNPTHWTDESPPSLFSRGAIHAIPSQYGPPSIQRKGTTLGTNAEADPVPGAKALSSSGFGIPFSWNRRSPGHISLLEEPSAAGSPSRLSKDSGSYREFVKDFRIDEVLETEYGQRRKAQHYVGSTFYPNLTPGSRGWLNALAVFDKQEPNRLHGLLGTTRNGTPLWTEFPRPPPLESPQVDREAELKEGGGFYRRLSNALPLDREAPDSRDPVCRSISYNLQKLSDTLDVSIVIAFYNEPMSTLLRTIHSILNSTPPPLIREVILVNDYSDDIALLPGGFLDQYTAYLPKTSVVHLDERSGIVSARLAGIQAASSPVIVVLDSHVEVNIGWLEPQLDRLWRSPESIVFPQIDSIIPTDFSFSNTSGIGCWLSFNWDVQERSTLTGAVSSPEAIESPVHAGGLLAFRKDFFLRIGGYDNGFSFWGAENVELSFRTWMCGGRLECIPCARVYHLFREGGVGYATPPEALWKNRMRTASIWMDDYYELVAANNPYHLDHKSVTIGNVEEMEALKKKLNCKNFQWFLDVVDPKHEFRRLGETILGLGHIKSENRRDLCLDVMNNPAKGSSVGLFHCHGLLGNQGFILTKKPSQLRLLLAEKDSHETLCVTPQATMESCDTTLETAQYEFDYDTGTIRWTGEDEWKDTCMQVEPATGNELPLVKWKPCDKANPDQKWSWPPFPSSRYLPEEEKRHRGLLQGPKLMGEPRVLIKSKEDPSLCVDALPHPDHGTRLGATACKPGGSVSQRFFIIGNTGQIMLDAKTISGDALCIGYPDRVFLCEDEKRTRNFSVEIRQNGLVVWTDSPETRQAKACLTLVDAHKFSSPSQGFVRFEACAETANDASQLWIVKEIQNGRDMTSS is encoded by the exons ATGAAACCATCGGAACACTGCCACTTCGTAAATCCGACGCATTGGACTGACGAAAGCCCTCCTTCTCTATTTTCCCGCGGAGCTATTCATGCCATACCAAGTCAGTATGGTCCTCCATCTATTCAAAGAAAAGGCACCACATTGGGAACCAATGCAGAGGCTGATCCCGTCCCTGGCGCAAAGGCGCTTTCGTCCTCCGGCTTCGGAATTCCGTTTTCATGGAATCGACGGAGTCCTGGGCATATTTCACTCCTTGAGGAACCTTCTGCGGCCGGGTCCCCTTCGCGCCTAAGTAAAG ATAGTGGCA GCTATCGCGAGTTCGTCAAAGATTTTCGCATAGACGAGGTTCTTGAAACAGAGTACGGGCAACGCCGGAAGGCCCAGCATTACGTTGGAAGCACATTTTACCCAAATCTTACACCCGGATCAAGGGGATGGCTAAACGCCCTTGCTGTATTCGATAAGCAAGAGCCAAATCGGCTGCACGGCCTGCTGGGAACCACCCGCAATGGAACTCCACTGTGGACCGAATTCCCCCGACCGCCACCATTGGAGAGCCCTCAA gtcgacagagaggcagaactcaaagagggaggaggatTTTATCGGCGTTTGTCGAACGCTTTGCCTCTTGACCGAGAAGCGCCCGACAGCAG AGACCCCGTATGCCGCTCCATCTCGTACAACCTTCAGAAATTAAGTGACACTCTTGACGTCTCCATCGTCATCGCCTTCTACAACGAGCCAATGTCTACACTTCTGAGGACGATTCATTCGATTCTGAATTCcacgcctcctcctctcaTTCGGGAAGTTATTTTGGTGAATGACTACTCCGATGACatcgctcttctccccggAGGATTCCTTGACCAATACACAGCTTACCTGCCCAAAACGTCTGTT GTGCATTTGGATGAACGGAGCGGGATTGTCTCTGCGAGGCTCGCAGGCATTcaagcagcttcttctcctgtcatAGTTGTTCTCGACAGCCACGTCGAAGTTAACATAGGCTGGCTCGAGCCTCAGCTTGATCGCCTATGGAGATCCCCCGAATCGATTGTTTTCCCCCAAATCGACAGCATCATTCCGACGGATTTCTCCTTCAGCAACACAAGTGGAATTGG GTGTTGGCTTTCGTTTAACTGGGATGTCCAAGAGCGATCAACACTCACTGGTGCTGTTTCTTCGCCCGAAGCCATCGAGTCCCCAGTCCATGCTGGAGGCCTCCTCGCTTTTCGAAAagacttcttcctcaggATTGGGGG GTACGACAACGGATTCTCTTTCTGGGGTGCCGAAAATGTGGAACTTAGTTTTCGAACTTGGATGTGCGGAGGCCGTTTGGAATGCATACCGTGCGCCCGCGTGTACCATCTGTTTCGGGAG GGAGGAGTTGGATACGCGACTCCACCTGAAGCGCTATGGAAAAATCGCATGCGTACCGCAAGCATATGGATGGATGATTACTACGAGTTGGTTGCCGCTAACAATCCTTACCATCTGGACCACAAATCGGTGACTATTGGCAATGTAGAAGAG ATGGAGGCACTAAAGAAGAAGCTAAATTGCAAAAATTTCCAGTGGTTCCTAGACGTTGTCGACCCAAAACACGAGTTTCGACGCCTCGGCGAAACGATCTTAGGTCTGGGTCACATAAAGAGCGAAAACCGTAGAGACCTTTGCCTCGACGTAATGAACAATCCAGCAAAAGGAAGTTCTGTTGGTCTCTTCCACTGTCACGGTCTCCTAGGGAACCAAGGCTTCATTTTAACAAA GAAGCCAAGTCaacttcgcctcctcctcgccgAGAAAGATTCCCACGAGACACTATGTGTAACGCCCCAAGCAACGATGGAAAGCTGCGACACAACTTTAGAGACTGCACAATATGAGTTCGACTACGATACCGGAACAATTAGATGGACCGGAGAAGATGAATGGAAAGACACTTGTATGCAGGTTGAACCAGCGACTGGCAACGAG CTGCCGCTGGTGAAGTGGAAACCCTGTGATAAGGCGAACCCCGATCAGAAGTGGTCCTGGCCTCCGTTCCCCTCTTCCAGATATTtgcctgaagaagagaaacgccaTCGAGGCTTACTGCAGGGACCGAAACTCATGGGCGAGCCACGGGTGTTAATAAAGAGCAAGGAAGatccctctctgtgtgtcgacGCGCTTCCACATCCTGACCACGGCACACGACTCGGAGCCACCGCTTGCAAACCTGGGGGATCAGTGAGCCAGCGATTCTTTATAATAGG GAACACAGGTCAAATTATGTTGGACGCAAAAACAATTAGCGGTGACGCGCTTTGCATCGGCTATCCGGATCGCGTTTTCTTGtgcgaggacgagaaacgGACGAGAAATTTCTCTGTGGAAATTCGTCAGAACGGCTTGGTAGTTTGGACCGATTCCCCGGAAACAAGACAGGCTAAAGCTTGCTTGACGCTAGTCGACGCCCACAAGTTTTCAAGTCCTTCTCAG GGTTTTGTTCGTTTCGAGGCTTGCGCCGAGACTGCCAACGATGCTAGCCAGCTCTGGATTGTGAAGGAGATACAAAACGGCAGAGATATGACCTCTTCGTAG
- a CDS encoding protein phosphatase 2C domain-containing protein (encoded by transcript TGME49_278510~Signal peptide predicted by SignalP 2.0 HMM (probability 0.595) with cleavage site probability 0.337 at residue 21~Predicted trans-membrane domain (TMHMM2.0):4-27), translated as MRINLVAKVALAISFVASTETAGVTAILRRIRNALFSAGAGNPSPTSAPGLERWLHHGVYLEQLGGQEKEHLTMRAEEWHLVSGAVSMRGRRPTDEDTMVVVAAIHSHRNIRIQALFDGHGGPNVAQFAANRLQSLFARQKGYSRRDLEKICHALDEELKKNNVRRGGSTGVIMVIEKVEKPEKVIVRGRQILKDPGLTPLKEHYRKQAGPAEEITLGTSETPFRLHVANVGDSRAMLVLEDEYYEMTKDHKPEDPEEKSRILRAGASVTDSEGTSVPRIDGSLALSRSFGDFSLKQGSGSTPDAVISTPDVRQFYAGYNDLLVLFCDGVTEPVASSWPQVAAYTREIFVQTGDVVKTAVALAEQAYSAGSQDNLSAVVTRLRPDPAEVPVATLHAHAWMRGILRTVHTEDWSHRLQTENKNFFLPLF; from the exons ATGCGGATTAACCTTGTAGCCAAAGTAGCACTAGCGATCAGTTTCGTCGCGAGCACAGAAACTGCGGGGGTAACTGCCATTTTG AGAAGAAT ACGAAATGCCCTTTTCTCCGCCGGAGCTGGGAATCCCTCTCCGACCTCGGCCCCAGGGCTCGAACGTTGGTTACACCATGGCGTTTATTTGGAACAGCTTGGAGgtcaagagaaggaacatTTGACAATGCGAGCTGAAGAGTGGCATCTGGTCAGCGGTGCAGTGTCCATGCGAGGCAGGCGACCAACTGATGAAGAT ACCATGGTCGTGGTCGCAGCGATTCATTCACATAGAAATATCCGTATTCAAGCGCTGTTCGATGGACATGGTGGCCCGAACGTCGCCCAATTCGCTGCCAATCGTCTCCAATCTCTCTTCG cgagacagaagggatACTCTCGACGCGATCTGGAAAAGATTTGCCACGCCTTGGATGAGGAACTCAAAAAGAACAACGTCCGTCGCGGCGGTTCCACGG GGGTAATAATGGTAATtgaaaaagtggaaaagcCGGAAAAAGTCATCGTCCGCGGAAGGCAAATTCTGAAGGACCCGGGCCTCACACCCCTCAAAGAGCACTATCGAAAACAGGCAGGACCCGCTGAAGAAATAACTCTGGGGACCTCTGAGACTCCATTTCGTCTTCACGTTGCGAACGTTG gagacagccggGCGATGTTGGTTTTAGAGGACGAATACTATGAGATGACAAAAGACCACAAGCCCGAAGATCCCGAAGAAAAGAGCCGCATCCTGCGAGCAGGAGCATCCGTCACCGATTCAGAGGGAACGTCTGTCCCTCGAATCGACGGGAGTCTAGCTCTCAGCAGATCATTCGGCGACTTC TCCCTCAAACAGGGAAGTGGCTCCACACCCGACGCGGTGATTTCCACTCCAGATGTCCGGCAGTTCTATGCTGGTTACAATGACTTACTTGTTCTCTTTTGTGACG GTGTGACGGAGCCTGTTGCTTCGAGCTGGCCCCAAGTGGCGGCATACACTCGAGAGATCTTCGTACAGACAGGTGATGTTGTGAAGACTGCCGTGGCTCTTGCCGAACAGGCTTACTCAGCAGGGTCGCAAGACAATCTCAGCGCAGTAGTTACCAGGTTGCGTCCGGATCCAGCAGAGGTTCCTGTCGCGACTCTTCATGCCCACGCATGGATGCGAGGGATACTGC GAACGGTACACACTGAAGATTGGTCACACCGACTACAGACGGAGAACAAAAACTTTTTCCTGCCACTGTTTTGA